A window from Ovis canadensis isolate MfBH-ARS-UI-01 breed Bighorn chromosome 4, ARS-UI_OviCan_v2, whole genome shotgun sequence encodes these proteins:
- the CBLL1 gene encoding E3 ubiquitin-protein ligase Hakai isoform X1, which yields MDHTDNELQGTNSSGSLGGLDVRRRIPIKLISKQGNKAKASPRTPRTINRMPAKAPAGDEEGFDYNEEERYDCKGGELFGNQRRFPGHLFWDFQINILGEKDDTPVHFCDKCGLPIKIYGRMIPCKHVFCYDCAILHEKKGDKMCPGCSDPVQRIEQCTRGSLFMCSIVQGCKRTYLSQRDLQAHINHRHMRAGKPVTRASLENVHPPPIAPPPAEIPDRFIMPPDKHHMSHIPPKQHIMMPPPPLQHVPHEHYNQPHEDIRAPPAELSMAPPPPRSVSQETFRISTRKHSNLITVPIQDDSNPGAREPPPPAPAPAHHHPEYQGQPVVSHPHHIMPPQQHYAPPPPPPPPISHPMPHPPQAAGTPHLVYSQAPPPPMTSAPPPITPPPGHIIAQMPPYMNHPPPGPPPPQHGGPPVTAPPPHHYNPNSLPQFTEDQGTLSPPFTQPGGMSPGIWPAPRGPPPPPRMQGPPSQTPLPGPHHPDQTRYRPYYQ from the exons ATGGATCACACTG ACAATGAGTTACAAGGCACTAATAGTTCTGGATCGTTGGGTGGTCTTGATGTTCGAAGACGAATTCCTATAAAGCTCATCTCCAAACAAGGGAACAAAGCCAAAGCTTCACCTCGAACTCCAAGGACTATAAACAGGATGCCTGCAAAGGCTCCAGCTGGTGATGAAG AAGGATTTGATTATAATGAAGAAGAACGGTATGACTGTAAAGGGGGTGAACTGTTTGGAAATCAACGAAGATTTCCTGGACACCTTTTTTGGGACTTTCAG ATAAATATCTTAGGTGAAAAGGATGATACTCCAGTTCATTTCTGTGACAAATGTGGATTACCTATTAAAATTTATGGGCGAATG ATTCCATGCAAGCATGTGTTTTGCTATGACTGTGctattttacatgaaaaaaaggGAGATAAGATGTGTCCCGG CTGTAGTGATCCTGTGCAGCGAATTGAGCAGTGTACACGAGGTTCTCTCTTCATGTGTAGCATTGTTCAAGGGTGCAAGAGAACATACTTGTCTCAGAGAGACTTACAGGCTCATATCAACCACCGCCATATGAGAGCTGGAAAACCTGTTACCCGGGCTTCACTTGAAAATGTTCATCCTCCTCCTATTGCCCCACCACCAGCTGAAATCCCCGATCGTTTTATCATGCCGCCAGACAAGCACCATATGAGCCATATTCCGCCAAAGCAGCACATCATGATGCCACCACCTCCTTTGCAACATGTGCCCCACGAGCACTATAATCAGCCACACGAGGATATCCGTGCTCCTCCAGCTGAATTGTCCATGGCTCCTCCTCCACCTCGCTCAGTCAGTCAGGAAACCTTTCGTATTTCAACAAGAAAACACAGCAATTTAATAACTGTCCCTATTCAGGATGACTCAAATCCAGGTGCTAGAgaaccaccacctcctgcccccgCACCTGCTCACCATCATCCTGAATATCAGGGTCAACCAGTGGTCTCGCACCCTCATCATATTATGCCTCCACAGCAACATTAtgcaccacccccacctcctccaccacCAATAAGCCATCCAATGCCACATCCTCCCCAGGCCGCAGGTACTCCTCACTTGGTGTATAGCCAAGCTCCACCTCCACCAATGACCTCTGCTCCACCACCAATTACCCCTCCCCCTGGACATATTATTGCCCAGATGCCACCTTATATGAATCATCCTCCTCCAGGACCTCCCCCACCTCAACATGGTGGTCCACCTGTAACTGCACCCCCTCCTCACCATTACAATCCCAACTCTTTACCCCAGTTCACTGAAGATCAAGGAACTCTGAGCCCTCCATTTACACAACCAGGGGGAATGAGTCCTGGTATATGGCCTGCACCGAGagggccacctcctcctccacgaATGCAGGGTCCGCCTTCTCAGACCCCACTACCTGGACCACATCATCCAGATCAGACAAGATATAGACCGTATTACCAATGA
- the CBLL1 gene encoding E3 ubiquitin-protein ligase Hakai isoform X2: MDHTDNELQGTNSSGSLGGLDVRRRIPIKLISKQGNKAKASPRTPRTINRMPAKAPAGDEGFDYNEEERYDCKGGELFGNQRRFPGHLFWDFQINILGEKDDTPVHFCDKCGLPIKIYGRMIPCKHVFCYDCAILHEKKGDKMCPGCSDPVQRIEQCTRGSLFMCSIVQGCKRTYLSQRDLQAHINHRHMRAGKPVTRASLENVHPPPIAPPPAEIPDRFIMPPDKHHMSHIPPKQHIMMPPPPLQHVPHEHYNQPHEDIRAPPAELSMAPPPPRSVSQETFRISTRKHSNLITVPIQDDSNPGAREPPPPAPAPAHHHPEYQGQPVVSHPHHIMPPQQHYAPPPPPPPPISHPMPHPPQAAGTPHLVYSQAPPPPMTSAPPPITPPPGHIIAQMPPYMNHPPPGPPPPQHGGPPVTAPPPHHYNPNSLPQFTEDQGTLSPPFTQPGGMSPGIWPAPRGPPPPPRMQGPPSQTPLPGPHHPDQTRYRPYYQ; the protein is encoded by the exons ATGGATCACACTG ACAATGAGTTACAAGGCACTAATAGTTCTGGATCGTTGGGTGGTCTTGATGTTCGAAGACGAATTCCTATAAAGCTCATCTCCAAACAAGGGAACAAAGCCAAAGCTTCACCTCGAACTCCAAGGACTATAAACAGGATGCCTGCAAAGGCTCCAGCTGGTGATGAAG GATTTGATTATAATGAAGAAGAACGGTATGACTGTAAAGGGGGTGAACTGTTTGGAAATCAACGAAGATTTCCTGGACACCTTTTTTGGGACTTTCAG ATAAATATCTTAGGTGAAAAGGATGATACTCCAGTTCATTTCTGTGACAAATGTGGATTACCTATTAAAATTTATGGGCGAATG ATTCCATGCAAGCATGTGTTTTGCTATGACTGTGctattttacatgaaaaaaaggGAGATAAGATGTGTCCCGG CTGTAGTGATCCTGTGCAGCGAATTGAGCAGTGTACACGAGGTTCTCTCTTCATGTGTAGCATTGTTCAAGGGTGCAAGAGAACATACTTGTCTCAGAGAGACTTACAGGCTCATATCAACCACCGCCATATGAGAGCTGGAAAACCTGTTACCCGGGCTTCACTTGAAAATGTTCATCCTCCTCCTATTGCCCCACCACCAGCTGAAATCCCCGATCGTTTTATCATGCCGCCAGACAAGCACCATATGAGCCATATTCCGCCAAAGCAGCACATCATGATGCCACCACCTCCTTTGCAACATGTGCCCCACGAGCACTATAATCAGCCACACGAGGATATCCGTGCTCCTCCAGCTGAATTGTCCATGGCTCCTCCTCCACCTCGCTCAGTCAGTCAGGAAACCTTTCGTATTTCAACAAGAAAACACAGCAATTTAATAACTGTCCCTATTCAGGATGACTCAAATCCAGGTGCTAGAgaaccaccacctcctgcccccgCACCTGCTCACCATCATCCTGAATATCAGGGTCAACCAGTGGTCTCGCACCCTCATCATATTATGCCTCCACAGCAACATTAtgcaccacccccacctcctccaccacCAATAAGCCATCCAATGCCACATCCTCCCCAGGCCGCAGGTACTCCTCACTTGGTGTATAGCCAAGCTCCACCTCCACCAATGACCTCTGCTCCACCACCAATTACCCCTCCCCCTGGACATATTATTGCCCAGATGCCACCTTATATGAATCATCCTCCTCCAGGACCTCCCCCACCTCAACATGGTGGTCCACCTGTAACTGCACCCCCTCCTCACCATTACAATCCCAACTCTTTACCCCAGTTCACTGAAGATCAAGGAACTCTGAGCCCTCCATTTACACAACCAGGGGGAATGAGTCCTGGTATATGGCCTGCACCGAGagggccacctcctcctccacgaATGCAGGGTCCGCCTTCTCAGACCCCACTACCTGGACCACATCATCCAGATCAGACAAGATATAGACCGTATTACCAATGA